In Aegilops tauschii subsp. strangulata cultivar AL8/78 chromosome 3, Aet v6.0, whole genome shotgun sequence, one genomic interval encodes:
- the LOC109746997 gene encoding uncharacterized protein gives MAFHQRSISLPSRPHVSETEVEQELHSLEASISSSNSISMMCDGLRTLANIYDGLDEIIRLPSHQVCSSQQRKMLDGEMECSIELLDLCNYMQETFAEMMAIIQELQVALRKGDDTAVQAKIQSFTRLAKKARKHFKKIAKKPASDKMAMLLTKAREICSSLLESTLHLLSKQIEMPKQSLVYKAFYMKKALVCEEEQLLELKCTLGDLQNGAGTLFRKLVQNRVSLLNILSS, from the coding sequence ATGGCTTTCCACCAAAGATCGATAAGTTTGCCATCTAGGCCTCACGTCAGTGAGACCGAAGTTGAGCAAGAGCTCCACAGCCTAGAAGCAAGCATCTCTTCCTCCAACTCCATCAGCATGATGTGCGATGGTCTAAGGACTCTTGCAAACATCTATGATGGTCTTGACGAGATCATTCGCCTACCAAGCCACCAAGTTTGCTCCTCCCAACAGAGGAAGATGTTGGATGGAGAGATGGAGTGCTCCATTGAGCTGTTAGATCTCTGCAACTACATGCAAGAGACCTTCGCCGAGATGATGGCCATCATCCAAGAGCTGCAGGTGGCTCTAAGGAAAGGAGATGATACAGCTGTTCAAGCCAAGATCCAGTCCTTTACTCGCttggccaagaaggccaggaaacATTTCAAGAAGATTGCCAAGAAGCCTGCATCCGACAAGATGGCGATGCTATTGACCAAGGCAAGAGAGATCTGCAGCTCTCTGTTGGAGTCCACACTCCATCTCTTGTCGAAGCAAATTGAAATGCCAAAGCAGTCTCTTGTCTACAAGGCATTTTACATGAAGAAGGCACTTGTCTGCGAGGAAGAGCAATTGCTGGAGTTAAAGTGTACCCTCGGAGATCTTCAGAATGGAGCAGGAACTCTGTTCAGGAAATTAGTCCAGAACAGAGTTTCTCTTTTAAATATTCTTAGCTCATAG